The Candidozyma auris chromosome 1, complete sequence genome includes a region encoding these proteins:
- a CDS encoding GPI-anchor transamidase GPI17, whose protein sequence is MKRSQESESTKWTRRLVVWVISAFVVFLGAPMFFYTTSIHRAALPVEELMHRRNNFSEAIAIQVPLYIQCEESLDVGSLQRQIDNVIKSEWGVDNSWRVNLKLASEHTPDPLKDYIVDIVIDGDKKPSMMPNTLMSTVHANCKDCVSKKLLEVLELIFKNEVDTILDVIHRRVSKVEHNEVAVPHSSTYNLVFNLFVEDGRAVDWEIDDAVSSIQPLLDLLKHYTSFKITSQVQYYSKLHNPTLFDNETNRYIIPTKDLSTFINYGDWNLIIHDVYPTINFIVFFPAANHKGYPLMLENSKTNSFIVPQWGGVYIYNSEMPVLDDYTYTLHQEKLAPIFDIFAYQLLELMGVPKDPKSLLMRVASFHRIMAMKNLKHLIENLSSLVTLSNSLDEISIPESTFAHMVDSLDFFDKAVECLKTGLFDSAMEYSSKGLISSDKAFFEKEMVQQAYFPSEHKLAVFLPLLGPLGAIVIFGLIGSLKEQAKEKREKKKELENKKKS, encoded by the coding sequence ATGAAACGATCACAAGAATCGGAGTCCACGAAATGGACTCGTAGATTAGTGGTGTGGGTGATTTCTGCATTTGTGGTATTTCTTGGAGCGCCAATGTTTTTCTATACCACAAGCATTCACCGAGCTGCTTTACCCGTCGAAGAATTGATGCATCGGAGAAACAATTTCCTGGAAGCAATTGCCATACAAGTACCTCTATATATACAGTGTGAGGAACTGCTTGATGTTGGTTCCCTACAAAGGCAGATAGATAATGTGATCAAAAGTGAATGGGGTGTTGACAACAGCTGGCGTGTAAACTTAAAATTAGCTAGTGAACACACACCAGACCCATTAAAAGACTACATTGTGGATATTGTTATTGATGGAGACAAAAAGCCTTCCATGATGCCAAATACTTTGATGCTGACTGTTCATGCGAACTGTAAGGATTGTGTGTCGAAAAAGTTGCTTGAAGTGCTCGAGCTTATATTCAAAAATGAAGTCGATACCATACTAGACGTGATACACCGCCGGGTACTGAAAGTGGAACACAATGAGGTGGCTGTTCCACACTCTTCCACGTACAATcttgtcttcaatttgtttgTTGAGGATGGTAGGGCTGTTGACTGGGAAATTGACGACGCCGTGTCGAGTATTCAACCACTCTTGGACCTTTTAAAGCACTACACAAGCTTCAAAATTACTTCGCAAGTGCAATACTACTCGAAACTTCATAATCCTACTTTATTCGATAACGAGACGAACAGGTACATCATACCTACAAAGGACTTGTCCACTTTTATCAATTATGGAGACTGGAACTTGATTATTCATGATGTTTATCCAACTATAAATTTTATTGTCTTCTTCCCTGCGGCTAATCATAAGGGTTATCCGTTGATGCTTGAGAACTCGAAGACAAACTCCTTCATCGTCCCGCAATGGGGCGGCGTATACATCTACAATTCAGAAATGCctgttcttgatgactATACGTACACCCTCCACCAAGAGAAGTTGGCACCTATCTTTGATATCTTTGCATaccagcttcttgaactaATGGGAGTACCCAAAGATCCAAAGAGCCTTTTAATGAGAGTTGCTTCATTTCACAGGATCATGGCTATGAAAAACTTGAAACATTTAATCGAAAATCTCTCATCCCTAGTAACCCTCTCAAATTCGTTGGATGAAATCTCGATACCAGAATCAACTTTTGCCCATATGGTTGATAGTTTAGACTTCTTTGATAAAGCTGTGGAATGCCTAAAAACTGGATTATTTGATTCTGCAATGGAATATTCATCTAAAGGCTTGATAAGTTCTGACAAGGCattctttgaaaaagagatgGTTCAACAAGCATACTTCCCTAGTGAACATAAACTTGCCGtgtttcttcctttgtTGGGCCCACTCGGCGCCATTGTGATCTTTGGGTTGATAGgttctttgaaagaacaagctaaagagaaaagagaaaagaaaaaagagctagaaaacaaaaagaaaagttaG
- a CDS encoding mitochondrial 54S ribosomal protein uL1m, whose protein sequence is MLARHFAIARTELAINRSFSIGLRCFAAPAKKDKREEARESSRRLMKRRIENKAPPNKHPLYMDVPTAMRYLRAAEVGKAPEKTTVSAHISLVSTKSSAPLQGKIFFPKQLKDTHALVFVNDPAKQEELRSLSSNITVGGSDLIAQVQEGDFDFSKYNQCYAHPDIVSQLKSVARILGPRKMMPSEKKGTVSSNIRELVMENFGAYYFKGNKDSIAFPVGRCDFSDEEIIKNLKAASEAIYSCQPAGTKDPVLIGRCHLSTTLGPSIVIDFRS, encoded by the coding sequence ATGTTGGCTAGACACTTTGCTATAGCTCGCACGGAGCTTGCCATCAATAGACTGTTCTCAATAGGCTTACGATGTTTCGCTGCTCctgcaaagaaagataAGAGAGAAGAGGCCAGAGAGTCTTCCAGGAGGCTCATGAAGAGACGTATTGAGAACAAAGCTCCTCCAAACAAGCATCCGCTTTACATGGATGTGCCAACCGCCATGAGATACTTGCGTGCAGCTGAAGTCGGGAAGGCTCCCGAGAAAACCACAGTCTCTGCCCACATCTCGCTTGTTTCCACGAAGTCATCTGCTCCTCTTCAAGGCAAGATATTTTTCCCAAAGCAACTCAAAGACACTCATGCTCTAGTGTTTGTAAATGATCCAGCGAAACAGGAGGAACTTAGAAGTCTTAGCAGTAACATCACTGTTGGCGGGTCCGATCTCATTgctcaagttcaagagggcgactttgatttctccaaGTATAACCAATGCTACGCTCATCCAGACATTGTTTCTCAGCTCAAATCTGTTGCCAGGATATTAGGACCCAGAAAAATGATGCCGCTGGAAAAGAAGGGCACTGTCAGCAGCAATATTCGCGAGTTAGTGATGGAAAACTTCGGTGCTTACTATTTCAAGGGAAACAAAGATTCAATTGCCTTCCCTGTGGGACGCTGTGACTTCAGTGATgaagagatcatcaagaacttgaaagCAGCCTCCGAAGCAATCTACAGCTGCCAGCCAGCAGGAACCAAGGACCCTGTGTTAATAGGAAGATGTCATCTCAGCACGACGTTGGGGCCTTCCATTGTGATTGACTTCAGAAGTTAA
- a CDS encoding Rho GTPase-activating protein gives MSPPPSMPYTVVEVDRLQVSVPSILDDCFEFILDQGLTKGIFRVSGSVRRMKIISSDYSQYKTWLYDEKKPAVHDVCGIIKKYLGEYLDTMHGLFNPQSLTLLRRQFNAHRRTGSDCSIDSYKSANTSFGSSSLSSVPESDEEESSSKSVRDPNVLLDSIAHTLVTKNITSKNNFFIYLLYKLKQLSQHKEATSMTIDNSSIIFQPYIFNTANVSDLRPLQDLLTFLVVHFDQLLQKYQCYISILGGLEELDLDNISVSSSEGHAVSPATVYSDNSYTPRHNQNFSEGNPKRKSSLSQRFSVFLDSYHLPANRSKRLSFNFSSKQNLEDKAGSSDNLRNSSHQASSMDTDFASSNEAENFAVKSYSRTSGDILTPPADDSLGFNTNQQTTKYLQPNVQSQVSKRPPSAQKKSNNSKRRSLITLFKSSSSVYDNEQFSKEELSVPSPAPSPRTPVEGEFSFLKSKHAASLDNLIPDSNVKMADDWKPVGRNLSLRLCGRKC, from the coding sequence ATGTCGCCGCCCCCATCAATGCCCTATACTGTGGTGGAGGTCGACAGACTTCAAGTGAGCGTTCCTTCGATTCTTGATGACTGCTTCGAATTTATCCTTGATCAGGGCTTGACAAAAGGTATTTTCAGGGTCAGCGGGTCTGTTCGCAGAATGAAGATCATCTCCAGCGACTACTCTCAGTACAAAACATGGCTCTATGACGAGAAAAAGCCAGCTGTTCATGATGTGTGTggcatcatcaaaaaatATCTCGGTGAATACCTAGACACCATGCACGGACTTTTCAATCCGCAGCTGCTCACacttcttcgtcgtcaGTTTAACGCTCATCGCAGAACCGGCTCCGATTGCAGCATCGATTCTTACAAAAGTGCAAATACCTCGTTTGGTTCTCTGCTGTTATCTTCTGTACCCGAGagcgatgaagaagagagctcttccaaatctGTGCGTGATCCAAACGTTCTCCTAGACTCCATCGCTCACACATTGGTCACCAAAAACATCACCTCTaagaacaacttcttcatctacTTGCTAtacaagctcaagcagtTATCGCAACACAAAGAGGCCACAAGTATGACCATTGACAATTCTTCCATCATTTTTCAACCTTATATTTTCAATACTGCCAATGTCTCTGACTTGCGTCCCCTTCAGGATCTCCTCACGTTTTTGGTAGTACACTTCGatcagcttcttcaaaaatacCAATGCTATATCTCGATCTTGGGCGGTCTCGAGGAGTTGGATCTTGACAACATCTCGGTGTCGTCATCTGAGGGCCACGCGGTGTCCCCAGCTACCGTTTACTCCGATAACAGTTATACCCCACGTCACAACCAAAACTTCTCCGAGGGAAACCCAAAGAGGAAGTCTTCATTATCCCAACGATTTAGCGTCTTTCTCGACAGCTATCACCTACCAGCTAATCGTTCCAAAAGACTATCATTCAACTTCAGCTCAAAACAGAACTTGGAAGATAAGGCTGGATCTTCTGACAACCTTCGTAATTCTTCCCACCAAGCCCTGTCCATGGACACTGATTTTGCGTCTTCGAATGAAGCCGAGAATTTTGCTGTTAAAAGCTATAGTCGCACGAGTGGTGACATTCTCACACCTCCGGCTGATGACAGTCTCGGTTTCAATACCAACCAACAAACCACAAAATACCTTCAACCCAATGTACAATCGCAGGTGTCTAAGAGGCCGCCATCAGCAcagaagaagtcaaacaaCAGCAAAAGGAGGAGTTTGATCACCTTATTCAAGTCGTCATCTTCTGTTTACGACAATGaacaattttcaaaagaggagCTTAGTGTGCCATCTCCAGCACCCTCCCCAAGAACACCCGTAGAGGGAGAGTTTTCGTTTCTTAAATCGAAACATGCTGCCTCACTAGACAATCTAATACCGGATAGCAACGTCAAAATGGCAGATGACTGGAAACCGGTTGGGAGAAATTTGTCTTTGCGTCTTTGTGGCCGCAAGTGTTGA
- a CDS encoding anaphase promoting complex subunit 4, with protein MDNKNTPQILQVGKLIGIPDGSVLSCCPRMDLMAISMNKTSVWMFRFNGERVYSINNKARILELQWNSSGKFFAVSGTDNLIKIYETNTGALVNKFATNTSLPITLMNWVSVELDASIGSDKAAPFLKMFKQDILKQLPKLSHEVNFYDSERAGGVISMQSGSSKAQSVSISATNTNEDDSLLDFLLVINAYSLLTATFNNLFVVPDIELPEGSKFFKHVMRKNFFEQYLLAEQSQKFLLYKMEFEMSEAHERAYILDILKWSSLLVSMLNHITDQVSVMQQEASAFYSLQDRYLSNLKEAFVQGEDNLEGSEISLNTLVTFLIDMVLFGTIPSYLEDYWLNQFGERGLQRLSKGGNELYDATRKTTFAQVILAVEKILVLLSDLRGVCITGKNIYQNTYGMAVDTLELAVESSKSLLKGFYELIWKFNDEQELFNVFCNYVKVEVLELLSKKDGEMESFLKAHPEVEVSSSKTISFIDKHLTSPILVSYLDLDVSGFDVITKQGSEQVSLIAKLTALKTVINQTLLPGIQNFVADRAKFDITGSIDGSGSANDSEMIFNDDGILVSSKTDSILSLTKFYENGKQATTEIKFPNTIMSYKITQNMQIVVLLKIPEKHSELVTFKVPQRKSRINYQDLEKERVMFFDNTSTMKNPTVMTLTQDPFSSRSTGCIFDMIERRYVIFRC; from the coding sequence ATGGATAATAAAAACACACCGCAAATCCTCCAAGTGGGCAAACTTATCGGTATTCCCGATGGCAGTGTACTCAGTTGCTGTCCAAGGATGGATCTCATGGCTATTTCCATGAACAAGACGTCGGTGTGGATGTTCCGATTCAACGGTGAGAGAGTGTACTcaatcaacaacaaggctAGGATTCTCGAACTTCAATGGAACTCTAGTGGAAAGTTCTTTGCTGTCTCTGGAACTGACAACCTTATCAAAATCTATGAGACGAACACAGGTGCATTAGTTAATAAGTTTGCCACGAATACCTCACTTCCAATTACTCTCATGAACTGGGTATCTGTTGAATTGGATGCGTCAATTGGATCTGACAAGGCTGCGCCCTTTTTAAAAATGTTCAAACAGGATATACTAAAGCAGCTTCCGAAGCTAAGTCATGAAGTCAACTTCTACGATTCAGAGAGGGCTGGAGGTGTTATCTCAATGCAAAGTGGCTCATCGAAGGCCCAGTCAGTGTCTATTTCTGCCACAAACACAAACGAGGATGACTCTTTACTCgacttccttcttgtcatcaACGCATACTCCCTTCTTACGGCGACATTCAATAATTTGTTTGTGGTACCAGACATTGAACTACCTGAGGGATCTAAATTTTTCAAGCATGTTATGAGGAAGAATTTCTTCGAGCAGTACCTTCTAGCGGAGCAATCGCAGAAATTTCTCCTTTACAAGATGGAATTCGAAATGTCAGAGGCTCATGAACGTGCTTACATTCTTGACATTTTGAAATGGTCTTCATTGTTGGTATCAATGCTCAATCACATAACTGACCAGGTGAGTGTTATGCAACAGGAGGCTTCCGCTTTTTACTCACTTCAAGACAGATATTTGAGCAATTTGAAGGAGGCTTTTGTACAAGGTGAAGACAACTTAGAGGGCTCGGAGATTTCTCTTAACACGCTTGTGACCTTTTTGATCGACATGGTTCTATTTGGCACTATCCCATCATATCTTGAGGATTACTGGCTCAATCAATTTGGGGAAAGAGGTCTTCAACGACTATCAAAAGGGGGAAACGAGCTTTACGATGCAACCAGAAAGACAACTTTTGCTCAGGTGATCTTGGCTGTTGAGAAAATTCTCGTTCTTTTGAGTGATCTACGAGGCGTTTGCATTACTGGGAAGAACATTTACCAGAACACCTATGGCATGGCTGTCGATACACTAGAATTGGCGGTTGAATCGAGTAAATCTTTGCTAAAGGGCTTTTACGAGTTGATCTGGAAATTCAACGACGAGcaagagcttttcaacGTATTCTGTAATTATGTCAAAGTAGAAGTTTTAGAACTTctctcaaagaaagatggCGAAATGGAACTGTTTTTAAAAGCACATCCAGAAGTTGAGGTCAGCTCCAGCAAAACAATCAGTTTCATAGATAAACATTTAACACTGCCGATACTTGTGTCTTatcttgatcttgatgtgTCTGGTTTTGATGTGATTACCAAACAGGGTTCAGAGCAAGTGTCTCTCATCGCGAAGCTTACAGCTTTAAAGACTGTCATCAATCAGACTCTTCTTCCTGGCATCCAAAACTTTGTCGCTGACAGAGCCAAATTCGACATTACTGGTTCGATTGATGGACTGGGCTCGGCAAATGATTCCGAGATGATTTTTAATGATGACGGCATTCTTGTTTCCAGCAAAACGGACTCAATTTTATCGCTCACCAAATTTTATGAAAATGGAAAGCAAGCCACAACAGAGATCAAATTCCCCAATACAATCATGTCATATAAGATTACTCAAAATATGCAAATTGTTGTTCTACTCAAGATTCCTGAAAAGCATTCAGAGCTCGTCACGTTCAAAGTtccacaaagaaaaagtcgtATAAATTATCAAGATTTAGAGAAGGAAAGAGTCATGTTCTTCGACAACACCAGCACCATGAAGAATCCCACGGTGATGACACTCACGCAAGACCCGTTCTCTTCAAGGAGCACGGGATGTATATTTGACATGATTGAGAGGCGATATGTGATATTTAGATGCTAA